CCTGCGTCTAGCGCGTCGCCGGCTGGCCCATCCCGATCACCCATCGCGCCGCGCTTGCCGCTGCCGCCTCCTTCCACGTACCGGAGCAATGCCAATGGCCTCCAGCAAACGTCCCGCCGCCTCCAAGTCCGCCCCGTCCAAGACCGCCGCCGCGGCCAAGCCGGCCGGTTCCGCCGGCGCCGACAAGACCGCGCAGAAGCAGCGCGCCCTGCAGCGCGAGATCGACGCCAGCGAGGCGCAATCCAAGGCCAAGGCCAAGAAGTCCGCGCCGACCCAGGCCGGAACGCGCAAGCAGCCGGAGACGATGCCCAAGCAGCACCTGCGCAAGCCCGGCAAGGAGCAGGACCTGGCGCTGCAACCGCGTTTCGAGGCGCCGGACTACGTGGGCAGCGGCAAGCTGCGCGGCATGAGCGCGATCGTCACCGGCGCCGATTCCGGCATCGGCCGCGCGGTGGCGGTGCTGTTCGCGCGCGAGGGCGCCGACGTGGCGGTGCTGTACCTGGACGAGCACGAGGATGCCGAGGTGACCCGCGCGCATGTGGAGAAGGAGGGCCGCCGCTGCCTGACCATCGCCGGCGACGTGAAGGACCCGGCGTTCTGCGCGGACGCGGTGGCGCAGACCGTGCGCGCGTTCGGCGGGCTCGACGTGCTGGTCAACAACGCCGCCTTCCAGCTGCATTGCCATTCCCTGGAAGAGCTCAGCGACGAACACCTGCAGGAGACCCTGCAGACCAACATCGCCGGCTATTTCCACATGGCGCGCGCGGCGTTGCCGCATCTCAAGCGCGGCGCGGCGATCATCAACAGCGGTTCGGAGACCGGCCTGTTCGGCAGCAAGTCGCTGCTCGACTACTCGGCGACCAAGGGCGCGATCCACGCCTTCACCATGGCCCTGGCCAGCCAGCTGCAGCCCCGTGGCATTCGCGTCAACGCGGTCGCACCGGGCCCGGTGTGGACGCCGCTGAACCCGGCCGACAAGTCCGCCGAGGACGTGGCCGAGTTCGGCAAGAGCAGCGCGATGGGGCGCCCGGCGCAGCCGGAGGAACTGTCGCCGGCCTACGTGTTCCTGGCCTCGCCGATCACCGCCAGCTACATCAGTGGCGCGATCCTGCCGGTGATGGGCGGGCCGCAGGGCTGAGGCACGCGACGGGGCCGGCGGCGCCGCGCCCCGTTGTCCGCCGCGGCGGCGCGCCCGGCGGCTATTCCTCCGACGAGGCCCAGCGCGCGAGGTTCTGCCGCACGTCGCCGATGCCCTCCCACGGATCCTTGCGGCGCCGCTTCAGCTTGGCCGGCACCTCGCGCATCTTGAACGCGTCGGCGCGATGCAGCTTGGGCAGCTCGCTCCAGGCCAGCGGCATCGCGACCGGCGCGCCGGGACGCCCGCGCAGCGAATACGAGGCCACCGCGGTGGCGCCGCGCCCGTTGCGCAGGTAGTCGACGAAGATGCGCTTGTTGCGCAGGCGCTTGGTCGCGGTGGCCAGGAAGCGCTCGGGTTGCGACTGCGCCAGCGCGTCGGCGAAGCCGTGCGCGAAGCGCTTGGTCAGGTCCCAGTCGCAGCCCGGCGCGAGCGGCACCACCACGTGCAGGCCCTTGCCGCCGGAGACCCGCAGGAAGGACTCCAGTTCCAGCTGCGCGAGCAGCTTGCGGATGTCCGTGGCCGCCTGCTTGACCTCGGCGAACGGCACGTCGGGGCCGGGATCCAGGTCGAACACCACCCGGTTGGCCGAATCGGGACGCTCGGCGTACGACCCCCACGGATGGAATTCCAGCGCGTTGAACTGCACCAGTTCCAGCAAGCCGGCGGCATCGTTGACCACCAGGTAGTAGGCGTTGTTGCCGGCCTCCTCCTTCAGGCGCACCGAGGACACCAGTTCCAGGCCCGCGGTGTGGTGCTTCTGGAAGAAGCACGGCCGTTCGGCGCCGCTGGGGCAACGGATGATCGACAGCGGCCGGCCGGCGATTTCCGGCAGCAGGTGGTCCATGACCGCGCTGTAGTAGTCCCACACCTCCTGCTTGGTGGCGCCGATGTCGGGGAAGATGATCTTGCCGGGGCTGGACAGCGCCGGCGGCACGCGCCCGCCGTCATCGCCGCCGCCGGGTTTGCGGCGGCCCTTCGCCGCCGGTGCCGGCG
The Xanthomonas sp. AM6 DNA segment above includes these coding regions:
- a CDS encoding SDR family oxidoreductase encodes the protein MASSKRPAASKSAPSKTAAAAKPAGSAGADKTAQKQRALQREIDASEAQSKAKAKKSAPTQAGTRKQPETMPKQHLRKPGKEQDLALQPRFEAPDYVGSGKLRGMSAIVTGADSGIGRAVAVLFAREGADVAVLYLDEHEDAEVTRAHVEKEGRRCLTIAGDVKDPAFCADAVAQTVRAFGGLDVLVNNAAFQLHCHSLEELSDEHLQETLQTNIAGYFHMARAALPHLKRGAAIINSGSETGLFGSKSLLDYSATKGAIHAFTMALASQLQPRGIRVNAVAPGPVWTPLNPADKSAEDVAEFGKSSAMGRPAQPEELSPAYVFLASPITASYISGAILPVMGGPQG